In the Cylindrospermopsis raciborskii Cr2010 genome, AACCTATTTCTCAAGAGTGAGTTATAATCGTTGGGCAGCATCCGATTAGAATCTCCCATTTCTGTAGTTTTCTACTAAATAGGTTTAACACGGTTAAATCTTTACTGATAATGTTTCAAAATTGCCTAGAATTAAAGCCTATTGACTGGTCGAAGTTCATCTAATTATATTCTGGTATAGAAACTAGCCAACCCATGTCCTACGAGCCCCTACATCATAAGTATCGCCCCAAGAGTTTTGCTGAACTGGTTGGACAGGAAGCAATTGCTACCACGCTAACAAATGCTATTAGTTTGGTTAAGATTGCTCCAGCTTATTTATTTACAGGTCCCAGAGGTACAGGGAAAACTTCCAGTGCCCGGATTCTAGCTAAATCATTAAATTGTCTCCAAACTGGTCATCCCACTCCTACCCCCTGCGGTGTATGTGACACTTGTCAAGGCATTACCAAGGGTTATTCCCTCGACGTGATTGAAATTGACGCTGCTAGTAATACGGGTGTAGATAATATTCGCGAACTAATAGAAAAGGCCCAATTCGCCCCCGTACAGTGTCGATATAAGGTTTATGTAATTGATGAGTGTCACATGTTAAGTGCAGCAGCATTTAATGCACTACTTAAAACCTTGGAGGAACCACCTAAACACGTAGTTTTTGTCCTGGCTACAACTGACCCTCAAAGAGTATTGCCAACTATTATTTCCCGTTGTCAAAGATTTGACTTTCGCCGAATTCAGTTGGAAGCAATGGTAAAACATTTATCTAAAATCGCTTATAATGAAAATATCCCTATTTCCCAAGACGCTATTACCCTAGTCGCCCAAATATCTCAGGGGGGTTTACGAGATGCTGAAAGTTTATTAGACCAATTGGCTTTACTACCCGGAGAAGTTTCCCCAGAGCAGGTTTGGGATCTAGTCGGATCCGTTAGCGAAAAGGACTTATTTGCCCTATTACAGGCGATCGCTCAAAATGATAGTGAGAAGGTATTAGATCACACGCGCAATATTTTAGACAGAGGTAGAGAACCCCTAATTATTCTGCAAAACCTGGGGGCTTTTTACCGAGATTTACTGATAGCTAAAACTGCCTCTAGCCGTCAGGATCTAGTGAGTTGTACTCAAGAAACATGGCAACAATTAGTTAGCTTTGCAGCTAAATTAGACATAACATTTATTTTACGTGGACAGCAACAATTAAGAACAGCCGAGGTGCAATTAAAGAGTACCACCCAGCCACGTTTATGGCTAGAAGTGACACTACTGGGAATGCTACCCATTACCCAGAGTTCCATGGTAGCTCCATCTAGCCCATCAGTCTATCCAGCGACTATACAAAACCAGAATGGGATTAACTACAATGTACCACCATCCCCTATTTATAAACAAGCCTATCAACAAGCCCATCAACAAGCAACCCCTAATTTAGTATCCAGTTCTTCATCACTACCCACCCATAATCCCCAGCATTCCCCTAATTATTTAGAACAAGCTACATCCAGCTCATCAGAAGCAATACCACCATCATCCGAACACGACCTAAATCAAATTTGGTATCAAGTGCTGGGCAATCTTCAACCAGCATCCAGGAGAGAAATGCTCCGTCAGATGAGTCAACTATTAGAATTCGATGGTAATTTAGCCAAGATTGGCATTAAACAAGCATGGTACGAGAAAGGTAAATCCGACCTAGGGATTATTCAAAATGCCTTTCATCAGACCTTTCAGCGTCATATTCAGATTCAGTTAGAAAAGACAAATTCCGGTAGCACCACCAGAAGAAATTCCATACCAGAAGATTCGACCCGTGTTTATCAATCACTAACCACACCAACATATCAACCAGCACCACAACCAACCCCATCACCCAAAATTGAAACAGTTCACACAGTAGTTAATAATCTAGCTAGTAACCCACCACTAGTCAATAAGTTGACGCCTAATCCAAGCACTCCATCCCCTCAACACAACAGGGAACCAGAACCCATAGTCATAACCAATCAATTACCTAAATCTAATGGGTCAGTTTCCAACCAGGACGACAGTCAAGTAGCTAAAGCAGCTAAAAGTTTGGCTGAATTCTTCTCGGGACAAATAACTCAGCTCACAGATGACAACTTTGACCTAGCAGAAATTGGTGCATCAATGGATAGCGACCTAGAAGTATACAATCTGGATGACTATGAGTAGTAACCACCCATGTAAGGTGATAAATGTGCCGATCAAACCGTAATCTCATGAAAACTGTTGTAGTCAGAACCATGTAAAAACTAT is a window encoding:
- a CDS encoding DNA polymerase III subunit gamma/tau, giving the protein MSYEPLHHKYRPKSFAELVGQEAIATTLTNAISLVKIAPAYLFTGPRGTGKTSSARILAKSLNCLQTGHPTPTPCGVCDTCQGITKGYSLDVIEIDAASNTGVDNIRELIEKAQFAPVQCRYKVYVIDECHMLSAAAFNALLKTLEEPPKHVVFVLATTDPQRVLPTIISRCQRFDFRRIQLEAMVKHLSKIAYNENIPISQDAITLVAQISQGGLRDAESLLDQLALLPGEVSPEQVWDLVGSVSEKDLFALLQAIAQNDSEKVLDHTRNILDRGREPLIILQNLGAFYRDLLIAKTASSRQDLVSCTQETWQQLVSFAAKLDITFILRGQQQLRTAEVQLKSTTQPRLWLEVTLLGMLPITQSSMVAPSSPSVYPATIQNQNGINYNVPPSPIYKQAYQQAHQQATPNLVSSSSSLPTHNPQHSPNYLEQATSSSSEAIPPSSEHDLNQIWYQVLGNLQPASRREMLRQMSQLLEFDGNLAKIGIKQAWYEKGKSDLGIIQNAFHQTFQRHIQIQLEKTNSGSTTRRNSIPEDSTRVYQSLTTPTYQPAPQPTPSPKIETVHTVVNNLASNPPLVNKLTPNPSTPSPQHNREPEPIVITNQLPKSNGSVSNQDDSQVAKAAKSLAEFFSGQITQLTDDNFDLAEIGASMDSDLEVYNLDDYE